The following coding sequences are from one Acidimicrobiales bacterium window:
- a CDS encoding CoA transferase: protein MAEDTPDDTDADLASSPDPLVDGPLTGVRVLELGSFIAGPFAGQLLGDYGAEVIKIEPPGVGDPMRAWGQTRDGDSLWWPAIARNKRSVTVDLRREEGRALVREIAASCDLVIENFRPGRLDEWGLGHADLAARNPRLVTVHISGFGQDGPRATAAGFGSIGEAVGGIRHTTGSPDRAPARAGVSLGDALAAVFGVIGGLAAYTAAQRTGRGQEVDVAIYEAVFALMESTLADYELAGVIRGRSGSVLPGVAPSNVYPTADGSEILIAANADTVYGRLCTAMDQPELATDERYATHSARGEHMEELDERISEWTRSLTADKALDILDEHGVPAGRIFTAPDMLADPHFEARKMVLRRRSHQGWDVPMNGIVPKFTATPGSVRATGPALGQDTRDILTNLAGVSEAELDRLHDAGLI from the coding sequence ATGGCTGAGGACACGCCCGACGACACGGACGCAGACCTGGCGTCCTCACCCGATCCGTTGGTCGATGGCCCGCTCACCGGCGTGCGCGTCCTCGAGTTGGGGAGCTTCATCGCCGGGCCCTTCGCCGGTCAGTTGCTGGGCGACTATGGCGCCGAGGTGATCAAGATCGAGCCGCCGGGCGTCGGCGACCCGATGCGCGCATGGGGTCAGACCCGCGACGGCGACTCGCTGTGGTGGCCGGCCATCGCCCGCAACAAGCGGTCGGTCACTGTCGATCTGCGTCGCGAGGAAGGCCGCGCCCTCGTTCGTGAGATCGCCGCTTCGTGCGACCTCGTGATCGAGAACTTCCGGCCAGGGCGCCTCGACGAGTGGGGCCTCGGCCACGCCGACCTGGCCGCCCGCAACCCCCGGCTGGTCACCGTGCACATCTCGGGGTTCGGCCAGGACGGCCCGCGCGCCACCGCGGCCGGGTTCGGGTCGATCGGCGAGGCCGTGGGCGGGATCCGTCATACCACCGGCAGCCCCGACCGCGCACCGGCCCGCGCGGGTGTGTCGCTCGGCGACGCCCTCGCCGCGGTCTTCGGCGTCATCGGCGGCCTTGCCGCGTACACCGCCGCGCAGCGCACCGGCCGCGGCCAAGAGGTCGACGTGGCGATCTACGAGGCGGTGTTCGCGCTGATGGAGTCCACGCTCGCCGACTACGAGCTTGCGGGCGTGATCCGGGGTCGGTCGGGCTCCGTCTTGCCGGGCGTCGCGCCGTCGAACGTCTACCCGACGGCCGACGGGTCGGAGATCCTGATCGCCGCCAACGCCGACACCGTCTACGGCCGCCTGTGCACCGCCATGGACCAGCCCGAGCTGGCCACCGACGAGCGCTACGCCACCCACAGCGCCCGCGGCGAGCACATGGAAGAGCTCGACGAGCGGATCTCGGAGTGGACACGGTCGCTCACCGCCGACAAGGCGCTCGACATCCTCGACGAGCACGGGGTGCCGGCGGGGCGCATCTTCACCGCGCCCGACATGTTGGCCGATCCCCACTTCGAAGCGCGCAAGATGGTGTTGCGGCGGCGCTCCCACCAAGGGTGGGACGTGCCGATGAACGGGATCGTCCCGAAGTTCACCGCCACGCCGGGTTCCGTCCGCGCCACCGGGCCGGCGCTCGGGCAGGACACCCGCGACATCCTCACGAATCTGGCCGGCGTGAGCGAGGCAGAGCTCGATCGCCTCCACGACGCCGGCCTCATCTGA
- a CDS encoding amidohydrolase family protein: MSEFPRIISVDDHVVEPPNVWVDRLPSRYAEVGPRIVRAPVKEITFVGGKFAPVMGTDGDDGPVADWWIYEDLHRPLVRVDSAVGVDRDDVTMRGVTYEEMRPGSYSLPDRLADMDTNWTEAQLCFPTFPRFCGQTFTEASDKDLALLCVQAYNDWTVDEWCGPSQGRLIPLIIVPLWDADLAATEVRRMAARGVRAVCFSEIPPFLGLASIHSGYWDPFFQACEETDTVIHMHIGSSSKMPSTSPDAPAAVGSTLTFVNASLSLVDWLMSGVFTRFPKLEIAFSEGQIGWIPYVLERADVVWRENRGWGGVADKVFEPPSDLFRKHVYGCFFDDPNGLALLDKIGRDRVTYESDYPHSDSTWPNTRQIAEEQMKGLDEVTVEMLVRGNAKRLLRLD; this comes from the coding sequence ATGTCGGAGTTCCCCAGGATCATCTCCGTCGATGACCACGTGGTCGAACCGCCCAACGTGTGGGTCGACCGCTTGCCGAGCAGGTACGCGGAGGTCGGGCCGCGCATCGTGCGCGCGCCGGTCAAGGAGATCACGTTCGTCGGCGGCAAGTTCGCGCCGGTGATGGGCACGGATGGCGACGACGGGCCTGTGGCCGATTGGTGGATCTACGAGGACCTGCACCGGCCGCTCGTCCGCGTCGACTCCGCGGTGGGCGTCGACCGCGACGACGTGACCATGCGCGGTGTCACGTACGAGGAGATGCGACCCGGTTCGTACTCGTTGCCGGACCGTCTCGCCGACATGGACACCAATTGGACCGAAGCGCAGCTCTGCTTCCCGACGTTCCCGCGATTTTGCGGCCAGACCTTCACCGAGGCGAGCGACAAGGACCTCGCGCTGTTGTGCGTGCAGGCCTACAACGACTGGACGGTCGACGAATGGTGCGGGCCGTCGCAGGGCCGGCTGATCCCGCTGATCATCGTGCCGTTGTGGGATGCCGACTTGGCGGCCACCGAGGTGCGGCGCATGGCTGCCCGCGGCGTGCGCGCGGTGTGCTTCAGCGAGATCCCGCCGTTCCTCGGTCTGGCGAGCATCCACTCGGGCTACTGGGACCCGTTCTTCCAAGCGTGCGAGGAGACCGACACCGTCATCCACATGCACATCGGGTCGTCGTCGAAGATGCCGTCCACCTCGCCCGACGCCCCGGCGGCCGTCGGCTCCACGCTCACGTTCGTGAACGCCAGCTTGAGCCTCGTCGACTGGCTGATGTCGGGCGTGTTCACCCGCTTCCCGAAGCTCGAGATCGCGTTCTCCGAGGGCCAGATCGGCTGGATCCCCTACGTGCTGGAACGCGCCGATGTCGTGTGGCGTGAGAACCGGGGCTGGGGCGGCGTGGCCGACAAGGTGTTCGAGCCGCCGTCCGACCTGTTCCGCAAGCACGTGTACGGCTGCTTCTTCGACGACCCCAACGGCTTGGCGCTGCTCGACAAGATCGGCCGCGACCGCGTCACGTACGAGAGTGACTATCCGCACTCCGACTCGACTTGGCCCAACACCCGCCAGATCGCCGAAGAACAGATGAAGGGGCTCGACGAAGTCACGGTGGAGATGCTCGTGAGGGGCAACGCCAAGCGCCTGCTCCGCCTCGACTGA
- a CDS encoding hydroxymethylglutaryl-CoA lyase, which produces MEQERNGADNVDGEAAAAPVDATTTPGALTLRDVTLRDGLQDEGVVATTDKVALYEALVAAGVRDLELTSFVRPDRVPAMADADELCHRTGTSPTANADDVPVRWGLVLNTRGAQRALAAGLRDLQFVVSVSERHNLENAGRSVADSFAALREIVALAGTEGARVEITLATAFGCPFEGPVPAGDVVRAAEASLAAGVAGIGLADTIGTAVPTEVRAQVEAVRGLAPSTPLGVHLHDTRGLAIANAFTAIEAGVDRIDGTVGGLGGCPFAPGASGNLAIEDLAHALEATGVSTGLDVDHLVRAAELACVLVGRPVASHVGVAGPRFRGTPHGRLRTIATDG; this is translated from the coding sequence ATGGAACAGGAACGAAATGGCGCTGACAACGTCGACGGCGAAGCAGCCGCGGCACCAGTCGACGCGACGACCACTCCAGGAGCTTTGACGCTGCGCGACGTCACGCTGCGCGACGGGCTGCAGGACGAGGGGGTCGTGGCCACCACGGACAAGGTGGCGCTGTACGAAGCGCTCGTCGCTGCCGGTGTCCGGGACCTGGAGCTCACCTCGTTCGTGCGTCCCGACCGCGTGCCGGCCATGGCCGACGCCGACGAGCTGTGTCACCGCACCGGCACCTCCCCCACCGCCAACGCGGACGACGTGCCGGTTCGATGGGGTCTGGTCCTCAACACCCGGGGAGCACAGCGCGCACTGGCCGCGGGGTTGCGCGACCTGCAGTTCGTGGTGTCGGTGTCCGAGCGCCACAACCTCGAGAACGCCGGACGATCAGTCGCCGACTCGTTCGCGGCGCTCCGCGAGATCGTGGCGCTGGCCGGCACCGAGGGTGCACGGGTCGAGATCACGCTCGCCACCGCGTTCGGCTGCCCGTTCGAAGGCCCCGTGCCCGCGGGCGACGTCGTTCGGGCCGCGGAAGCGTCGCTGGCCGCCGGCGTCGCCGGGATCGGCCTGGCCGACACGATCGGCACGGCCGTGCCCACCGAGGTCCGCGCGCAGGTCGAGGCGGTTCGCGGGCTGGCGCCGAGCACACCGTTGGGCGTGCACTTGCACGACACGCGCGGGCTGGCGATCGCCAATGCCTTCACCGCGATCGAAGCGGGCGTCGACCGGATCGACGGCACCGTCGGCGGGCTGGGCGGCTGCCCCTTCGCGCCGGGCGCGTCCGGCAACCTCGCAATCGAGGACCTCGCCCACGCCTTGGAAGCCACCGGCGTGTCGACCGGCCTCGACGTCGACCACCTCGTGAGGGCCGCGGAGCTGGCCTGCGTGCTCGTCGGCCGCCCCGTGGCCAGCCATGTCGGCGTCGCCGGGCCTCGCTTCCGGGGAACCCCCCACGGCCGATTGCGTACAATCGCGACCGATGGCTGA
- a CDS encoding VOC family protein, with translation MAENKEFEIRGVNHVALVCRDMARTVDFYQGVLGMPLVKTIELPAGMGQHFFFEIGNGDCVAFFWFPDAPDGAPGVSAPTGLPADGGLTSAIGSMNHLAFDVPDEKFDEYYERLKSKGVAVSEPMLHDDSEWGVSDKMYDGVFVRSMYFFDPDGILLEFASWTRRLGEGDVSHEPRTAADLEAARAAAAAQPVG, from the coding sequence ATGGCTGAGAACAAGGAGTTCGAGATCCGGGGGGTCAATCACGTCGCGCTGGTCTGCCGCGACATGGCCCGCACGGTCGACTTCTACCAAGGCGTGCTCGGCATGCCCCTGGTCAAGACCATCGAGTTGCCAGCCGGCATGGGCCAGCACTTCTTCTTCGAGATCGGCAACGGCGACTGCGTGGCGTTCTTCTGGTTCCCCGACGCGCCCGACGGGGCGCCCGGCGTGTCCGCACCGACTGGCCTGCCGGCCGACGGGGGCCTGACGAGCGCGATCGGGTCGATGAACCACTTGGCGTTCGACGTGCCCGACGAGAAGTTCGACGAGTACTACGAGCGGCTGAAGTCCAAGGGCGTCGCGGTGTCCGAGCCGATGCTCCACGACGACAGCGAGTGGGGCGTGTCCGACAAGATGTACGACGGCGTGTTCGTGCGGTCGATGTACTTCTTCGACCCCGACGGCATCCTGCTCGAGTTCGCGTCGTGGACCCGCCGGCTCGGCGAGGGCGATGTCAGCCACGAGCCGCGCACTGCGGCCGACCTCGAAGCAGCCCGAGCCGCGGCCGCCGCGCAACCGGTCGGCTGA
- a CDS encoding PaaI family thioesterase, which produces MSPDHAAAEEPVTDPAALERLVALMPFAVELGLRLRSVSKTEVVGELDWAPNLCTTAGLLHGGVLMSFADSLGAVCAFGNLPEGASTATIESKTNLFRGVRGATIVGTSTPLHVGRTNIVVQTDVRDDRGKRVVLVTQTQAVIPAGGA; this is translated from the coding sequence GTGAGCCCCGACCACGCTGCCGCCGAGGAACCCGTCACGGATCCCGCCGCACTCGAGCGGCTGGTCGCGCTGATGCCGTTCGCGGTCGAGCTCGGGCTTCGGTTGCGGTCCGTCAGCAAGACCGAAGTGGTCGGGGAGCTCGACTGGGCACCGAACCTGTGCACCACGGCGGGGCTGTTGCACGGCGGGGTGCTGATGTCGTTCGCCGACAGCCTGGGTGCGGTGTGCGCGTTCGGGAACCTGCCCGAAGGTGCCAGCACCGCCACCATCGAGTCGAAGACGAACCTGTTCCGCGGCGTGCGCGGCGCCACGATCGTGGGCACCAGCACGCCGCTGCACGTGGGCCGCACGAACATCGTGGTGCAGACCGACGTGCGCGACGACCGGGGCAAGCGGGTCGTGCTGGTAACCCAGACCCAGGCCGTGATCCCTGCGGGTGGCGCGTGA
- a CDS encoding proline dehydrogenase family protein has translation MTLPSEARVAELARQLAAMGERETSGVYRRSFVSDRMMAWAMARPAFRAQLFRFVDAFPAMVDDDDIARHLQEYFSGDAPWLVEHGVDVAAKVPFGRSVSAGVARRNIRAMAEQFIIGSTAEQAVDRVARMWSAGRAATVDVLGEKTVVAADADRYAARASELITALADAAPGWAPDDHLDHDGSGVVPRANLSVKPSALSVHYHPLSRAGGLSEAAARLRPILSIARDRGATVHFDMEHHESKDLTLDLFRQLLSEEEFAAVDAGVVVQAYRCDARDDLADLVAWSAKRAGAVPDAQPIRIRLVKGAYWDTETIRAEAAGWPSPVFAQKVETDANFERLVRILLDHHGEVRPVVGSHNLRSLAYTMAYAKANGIDDRAVEIQLLNGMAEPIHDAVVKMGYRLRVYCPVGELVPGMAYLVRRLLENTSNESFVRHRFAEGQDLDRLLAMPAVTSIPEPPRAARRADTDPADPAPYAPEPVREWHRRDVRTDFQAALDRLDRDLTGPGGEPFVVPAVVDGEAMATTDAIDSVDPACPPVVVARSASCGITEADRAIATAAAAAPAWRATPVAERAATLFRTASWFRHRRDELAALEVREAAKPWAQADADVCEAIDFCEYYAREMLRLDRGGAVQSPPGEVNELRYRGHGVAVVISPWNFPLAIPTGMTVAALVAGNPVVLKPAEQTPAIAARLVEALLASDVPPGVIGFVPGIGEVVGAHLVAHPDVATVAFTGSRAVGLAINASAAVHRAGQRHLKRVICELGGKNSVIVDSDADPDQVIPAVVDSAFAFAGQKCSALSRLIVHEAAWDAIVPRLVDAVAELHVGRPSDPETVVGPVIDAEAAARLAGVVDHAGEHSDVALHRADVPDGGWFVGPTVCTDVDRASSLWRDELFGPVLAVVRASSFDHALELANDTEYALTAGVFSRSPAHLALAAEHLEAGNVYLNRGITGAVVGRQPFGGFAMSGLGSKAGGPDYLLHFLDPIATSENTLRQGFAPEPASDGPRDSPQG, from the coding sequence GTGACCCTCCCGTCCGAGGCCCGGGTCGCCGAGCTGGCACGCCAGCTTGCGGCCATGGGGGAGCGGGAGACCAGTGGGGTGTACCGCCGGTCATTCGTGTCGGACCGGATGATGGCCTGGGCGATGGCGCGCCCGGCGTTCAGAGCCCAGCTGTTCCGCTTCGTCGACGCGTTCCCTGCCATGGTCGACGACGACGACATCGCTCGCCACTTGCAGGAGTACTTCAGCGGCGACGCGCCCTGGTTGGTGGAGCACGGCGTCGACGTGGCCGCGAAAGTGCCGTTCGGCCGGTCGGTGTCGGCCGGCGTCGCACGGCGGAACATCCGGGCGATGGCGGAGCAGTTCATCATCGGCTCGACCGCAGAGCAGGCCGTCGACCGCGTGGCCCGCATGTGGAGCGCGGGTCGGGCGGCCACGGTCGACGTCCTGGGAGAAAAGACGGTGGTGGCGGCGGATGCCGATCGGTACGCGGCGCGAGCATCGGAGCTGATCACGGCGCTGGCCGACGCCGCTCCCGGATGGGCGCCCGACGATCACCTCGACCACGACGGCAGCGGCGTCGTGCCGCGGGCCAACCTCAGCGTGAAGCCGAGCGCGCTGAGCGTCCACTACCACCCGCTCAGCAGGGCCGGAGGTCTGAGCGAAGCCGCGGCGCGCTTACGTCCCATCCTGAGCATCGCCCGTGACCGCGGCGCCACCGTCCACTTCGACATGGAGCACCACGAGTCGAAGGACCTCACACTCGACTTGTTCCGCCAGCTCCTCTCCGAGGAGGAGTTCGCAGCCGTCGATGCCGGTGTCGTGGTGCAGGCCTACCGGTGCGACGCCCGCGACGACCTCGCCGATCTCGTGGCCTGGTCGGCCAAGCGCGCCGGTGCGGTGCCCGACGCGCAGCCGATCCGCATCCGTCTGGTGAAGGGCGCGTACTGGGACACCGAGACCATCCGTGCCGAAGCGGCGGGCTGGCCGTCGCCGGTGTTCGCACAAAAGGTCGAGACGGACGCCAACTTCGAGCGGCTGGTGCGGATCCTGCTCGACCACCACGGCGAGGTGCGACCGGTGGTGGGCAGCCACAACCTCCGTTCACTCGCCTACACGATGGCGTATGCGAAGGCGAACGGGATCGACGACCGGGCGGTCGAGATCCAACTGCTGAACGGCATGGCGGAGCCGATCCACGACGCGGTCGTGAAGATGGGCTACCGGCTTCGCGTGTACTGCCCGGTCGGGGAGCTGGTCCCCGGGATGGCGTACCTGGTGCGGCGTCTGCTCGAGAACACGTCCAACGAGTCGTTCGTGCGCCATCGCTTCGCCGAGGGTCAAGACCTCGACCGCCTGCTCGCGATGCCGGCGGTGACGTCGATCCCCGAGCCACCACGTGCGGCGCGGCGCGCCGACACCGACCCCGCCGATCCCGCGCCGTACGCGCCCGAGCCGGTGCGTGAGTGGCACCGGCGCGACGTGCGGACCGACTTCCAGGCCGCCCTCGACCGGCTCGACCGCGACCTGACAGGACCCGGCGGTGAGCCGTTCGTGGTACCGGCGGTGGTCGACGGTGAGGCGATGGCGACCACCGACGCGATCGACTCGGTCGATCCTGCCTGCCCGCCGGTGGTCGTGGCGCGCAGCGCGTCGTGCGGCATCACCGAGGCCGACCGTGCGATTGCCACAGCGGCGGCGGCGGCGCCCGCTTGGCGGGCGACCCCCGTGGCCGAGCGCGCGGCGACGCTGTTCCGCACCGCCTCGTGGTTCCGGCACCGCCGCGACGAGCTGGCGGCGCTCGAAGTGCGCGAAGCGGCCAAGCCGTGGGCGCAAGCCGATGCCGACGTGTGCGAAGCCATCGACTTCTGCGAGTACTACGCCCGGGAGATGCTCCGGCTCGACCGTGGCGGGGCGGTGCAGTCGCCGCCCGGCGAGGTCAACGAGTTGCGCTACCGCGGCCACGGCGTGGCGGTGGTCATCTCACCGTGGAACTTCCCGCTGGCGATCCCCACCGGCATGACCGTGGCTGCGCTCGTGGCCGGGAACCCGGTGGTGCTCAAGCCGGCCGAGCAGACGCCCGCGATTGCGGCGCGGTTGGTCGAAGCGCTGTTGGCGTCGGACGTGCCGCCGGGGGTCATCGGGTTCGTCCCGGGCATCGGCGAAGTCGTCGGCGCCCACCTCGTTGCCCACCCAGACGTCGCCACGGTCGCGTTCACCGGCTCGCGTGCCGTGGGCCTGGCGATCAACGCGTCGGCGGCCGTCCACCGAGCCGGCCAGCGCCACCTGAAGCGCGTGATCTGCGAGCTGGGCGGCAAGAACTCGGTGATCGTCGACAGCGACGCCGACCCCGATCAGGTCATCCCGGCCGTCGTCGACTCGGCCTTCGCGTTCGCGGGCCAGAAGTGCTCGGCGTTGTCGCGCCTCATCGTGCACGAGGCCGCGTGGGACGCGATCGTGCCCCGGCTCGTCGACGCGGTGGCCGAGCTGCACGTGGGCCGGCCGTCAGATCCCGAGACGGTCGTGGGCCCGGTGATCGACGCCGAGGCAGCCGCGCGCCTGGCCGGCGTGGTCGATCACGCCGGCGAACACTCCGACGTCGCCCTGCATCGCGCCGACGTCCCCGACGGCGGCTGGTTCGTCGGCCCCACCGTGTGCACCGACGTCGATCGAGCCAGCTCCTTGTGGCGCGACGAGCTGTTCGGCCCGGTGCTCGCGGTGGTCCGGGCGTCGTCGTTCGACCATGCCCTCGAGCTCGCCAACGACACCGAGTACGCGCTGACCGCTGGGGTGTTCTCGCGGTCGCCCGCGCATCTGGCGCTCGCGGCCGAGCATCTGGAGGCGGGCAACGTCTACCTCAACCGGGGGATCACCGGCGCGGTGGTGGGACGCCAACCCTTCGGCGGGTTCGCCATGTCGGGCCTCGGCTCGAAGGCGGGCGGTCCCGACTACCTCCTCCACTTCCTCGACCCGATCGCCACCTCGGAGAACACCTTGCGTCAGGGCTTCGCGCCCGAGCCCGCAAGTGATGGTCCGCGTGATAGTCCACAGGGTTGA
- a CDS encoding EthD domain-containing protein has translation MIKLICFVKRKPGLSREEFHQHWSKVHGPLVAGSESGSYVLRYERNARPLGDYDRTGMPDGPDGCTIQWFASIEDFWASTSAADYAEIDADVATFIDTDALQWILTEEPDVVIDRLGDGPVRRT, from the coding sequence GTGATCAAGTTGATCTGCTTCGTGAAGCGCAAGCCGGGGCTGTCACGCGAGGAGTTCCACCAGCACTGGTCGAAGGTGCACGGCCCGCTCGTGGCCGGCTCCGAGTCGGGCAGCTACGTGTTGCGCTATGAGCGCAACGCCCGACCTCTCGGTGACTACGACCGCACCGGGATGCCCGACGGGCCCGACGGCTGCACGATCCAGTGGTTTGCCTCGATCGAGGACTTCTGGGCCTCGACCAGCGCCGCCGACTACGCCGAGATCGACGCGGATGTCGCCACGTTCATCGACACCGACGCCCTGCAGTGGATACTGACCGAGGAGCCCGACGTCGTGATCGATCGGCTCGGAGATGGCCCGGTCCGCCGAACCTGA
- a CDS encoding alcohol dehydrogenase catalytic domain-containing protein, whose amino-acid sequence MQAYRVIEWERPAELVDIPVPSPGPGQVLVKVAGNGLCHSDLAMQQVPESIGDALGWHVPFTLGHEIAGQVAAVGDGVRAVGEGDPVALLSPASCGTCRACRRGHESACPHGAVGRGYGRDGGLAGYVLVERERDCLALGTLDPAEAGPLTDAGATSHHAVARVAPHLAEDASAVVIGAGGLGAFAVQILRALTPARVVAIDVNAGRRELAAELGAHDVLAGVDDDTASHVRALLEGVGADAVLDFVGTDATIRAGLACVEPGGAFGLVGAGGGTFRGPWFGGLPQDVEVFTFERSDVADARAVIELVADGRVRNVVDRFQLSRVADAYAALEAGALRGRAVVAPD is encoded by the coding sequence GTGCAGGCCTACCGCGTGATCGAGTGGGAGCGACCCGCGGAGCTGGTCGACATCCCGGTCCCGTCACCCGGACCCGGCCAAGTGCTGGTGAAAGTTGCGGGCAACGGGCTGTGCCACTCGGATCTGGCCATGCAGCAGGTACCCGAGAGCATCGGGGACGCCCTTGGCTGGCATGTCCCGTTCACCCTCGGCCACGAGATCGCCGGGCAGGTCGCGGCGGTCGGCGATGGCGTCCGGGCCGTCGGGGAAGGCGACCCGGTCGCGCTGCTCTCACCGGCGTCGTGCGGGACTTGCCGGGCATGTCGGCGCGGGCACGAGAGCGCGTGCCCGCACGGCGCCGTCGGTCGCGGCTATGGCCGCGACGGCGGGCTCGCCGGGTACGTGCTCGTGGAGCGCGAGCGGGACTGCCTGGCGTTGGGGACGCTCGACCCCGCCGAGGCAGGACCCCTCACCGACGCTGGCGCGACCTCCCATCACGCCGTCGCCCGTGTGGCGCCGCACCTGGCCGAGGACGCCTCCGCGGTGGTGATCGGTGCGGGCGGGCTCGGTGCCTTCGCCGTCCAGATCTTGCGGGCGCTCACGCCGGCGCGGGTGGTGGCGATCGACGTCAACGCAGGTCGTCGTGAGCTGGCCGCGGAGCTGGGCGCACACGACGTGCTCGCCGGCGTCGACGACGACACTGCATCACATGTCCGTGCGCTGCTCGAAGGCGTCGGCGCCGACGCGGTCCTCGACTTCGTGGGAACCGACGCGACGATTCGCGCCGGTTTGGCATGCGTCGAGCCCGGCGGCGCGTTCGGTCTGGTCGGCGCGGGTGGTGGGACGTTCCGCGGACCCTGGTTCGGCGGGTTGCCCCAGGATGTGGAGGTCTTCACGTTCGAGCGGTCCGATGTCGCCGACGCCCGCGCAGTGATCGAGCTCGTGGCGGACGGCCGGGTGCGCAATGTCGTTGATCGGTTCCAGCTCAGTCGAGTCGCCGACGCGTACGCGGCCCTGGAGGCCGGTGCCTTGCGTGGCCGCGCGGTGGTCGCGCCCGACTGA
- a CDS encoding FAD-linked oxidase C-terminal domain-containing protein: MTGDLAPLGPLRRERVVDALQAAVPAGAVVTDPDVMEQYRYDRAMTVQPGSPLAVVRAGSTADVQGVVRVAAEHRVPLVTRGAGTGLSGGASAIDGCITLSTERMRAIEIDRLAMTATVQPGLLNAEVKAAAREAGLWYPPDPSSFEICSIGGNLATNAGGLCCVKYGVTTDYVLGLEVVLADGRAVRLGGSTVKDVAGYDLKRLFVGSEGTLGVITEATLRLRPRVAELTTVAATFASVVDAGRAVTAIVSALRPRALELMDGAAIAAVERVQPMGFGAGVGALLVGQLDGPRSESDAVAEKCRVAGAVDVVISDDEVEGELLMAARRMAIPCVERLGAVLIEDVGVPVDRVPDLVAAVAEVADRHGIDVPVIGHAGDGNFHPLVTFDPSDDDARRRAGQVFDEIMDAALALGGTISGEHGIGSLKARHLGAQLGPDVVDVTRAIKAALDPAGILNPGKWI, from the coding sequence ATGACCGGCGACCTCGCACCGCTCGGTCCGTTGCGCCGCGAGCGAGTGGTCGACGCGCTGCAGGCGGCCGTGCCCGCCGGCGCCGTCGTCACCGACCCCGACGTGATGGAGCAATACCGGTACGACCGCGCGATGACCGTGCAGCCGGGCTCGCCGCTCGCGGTCGTTCGTGCCGGGTCGACGGCTGACGTGCAGGGCGTGGTGCGCGTGGCCGCGGAACATCGGGTCCCGCTCGTCACCCGCGGCGCGGGTACGGGGCTGTCGGGTGGGGCGAGCGCGATCGACGGCTGCATCACGTTGTCGACCGAGCGCATGCGCGCCATCGAGATCGATCGGCTCGCCATGACGGCCACGGTGCAGCCCGGTCTCTTGAACGCCGAGGTGAAAGCTGCCGCCCGAGAGGCCGGCCTGTGGTACCCGCCGGATCCGTCCTCGTTCGAGATCTGCTCGATCGGCGGCAACCTCGCGACCAACGCGGGCGGGTTGTGCTGCGTGAAGTACGGCGTGACGACCGATTACGTGCTCGGCCTGGAAGTCGTCTTGGCGGACGGCCGCGCGGTGCGGCTGGGCGGGTCGACAGTGAAAGACGTGGCCGGGTACGACCTGAAGCGCCTCTTCGTCGGTTCGGAAGGCACGCTCGGTGTGATCACCGAGGCCACCTTGCGCCTGCGGCCTCGGGTCGCCGAGCTCACGACCGTCGCGGCGACGTTCGCCTCTGTGGTCGACGCCGGCAGGGCCGTCACCGCGATCGTGTCCGCGCTCCGGCCGCGGGCCCTCGAGCTGATGGACGGTGCGGCGATCGCGGCCGTGGAGCGGGTGCAGCCGATGGGCTTCGGCGCCGGCGTCGGCGCGTTGCTCGTCGGCCAACTCGACGGTCCGCGCTCGGAGTCCGATGCGGTGGCCGAGAAGTGTCGCGTGGCCGGCGCGGTCGACGTGGTGATCAGCGACGACGAGGTGGAAGGCGAGTTGTTGATGGCGGCGCGGCGCATGGCCATCCCATGCGTCGAACGGCTCGGCGCGGTGTTGATCGAAGACGTCGGCGTGCCCGTCGACCGGGTGCCCGACTTGGTGGCGGCGGTGGCCGAAGTGGCCGACCGTCACGGCATCGACGTGCCCGTGATCGGCCATGCGGGCGACGGCAACTTCCACCCGCTGGTCACGTTCGACCCCTCCGACGACGATGCGCGGCGCAGGGCCGGGCAGGTGTTCGACGAGATCATGGACGCAGCCCTCGCGCTCGGCGGCACCATCTCAGGCGAGCACGGCATCGGGTCGCTCAAGGCCCGTCACCTGGGCGCGCAGCTCGGCCCAGACGTGGTGGATGTGACCCGGGCGATCAAAGCTGCGCTCGACCCCGCGGGCATCCTCAATCCGGGAAAGTGGATCTGA